A window of Nicotiana sylvestris chromosome 8, ASM39365v2, whole genome shotgun sequence genomic DNA:
gaagccattgttcacgcattgaagatttggaggcattatctctatgtcGTGTCTTGTGAGTTATTCACAAATCATCAGAGTCTACAACACTTGTTTAAGCAGTAGAATCTAACtttgaggcagtggaggtggttggagctgttaaaagattatgatatcaccattttgtatcatcctaggaaggccaatgtagtggtcgatgccttgagtagaaaggctgaGAGTATGGGTAGGCTTGCGAAAATTCTAGTTGGTGAGAGACCATTGGCATTGAATGTTCAGGCCTTCGCCAATTAGTTCATGAGGCTAGATTTTTTGGAGCCCAACCGGGTTcttgcttgcatggtttctcggtcttctttatatgagcgcattagagagcgtcagtataacgatccccatttgcttgtccttaagaacACAATGAAGCACGGTGATTCCAAGGAGGTTTTTATTGTAGATGACTGGGTGTTGaagatgtagggtcggatttgtgtgtttaatgtggatgggctacatgagttgattcttgaggaggcccataattTGCGGTAtcccattcattcgggtgccgctaagatgtatcaggatttgaggcagcactattagtagaggagaatgaagaaagatatagtagaGTTTGTGGCTCGATGCTTGAACtgttagcaggtaaagtacgagcattagaggctgAGCGGTTTGCTTCAAAgacttgagattcctgagtggaagtggcaGCGGGTTaccatgtattttgttgttggtctcccacagactttgaataAATTtgacgcagtgtgggttattatagatagactgaccaagtctgcCTACTTCATTCTGGTTGTGACTACCTACTCTTCTGAGCGGCTGGTTCAGATCTATATCTATGAGATTGTTCAGATTCATGGTGTACTGGTGTCCATTATTTCTGATCGAGGCACATGGTTTACATTGCAGTTTTTGACAgcagtgcagcgagagttgggtatgCGGGTTAagttgagtacatcattccaCCCCTAGGCGGACGGACAGGTCAAGTGCACCATTCAAATCTTAGAGGATATGCTACGCGATTGTGTTATGGATTACAGGGGTTTATGGAATAAGTTCTTACCATTTATGGAATCAGTTCTTACCGCTTGTAAAGTTTTcctacaataacaactaccaatcgagtattcagatggctccttatgaggtcTTATGTGGGAGGCGATGTcgttctctagttggttggtttgagccgggagaggctaggTTGTTGAGAGCTGATTTGATTTGAGATGCCttggagaaagtcaagttgattcagGATGGCCTTCGTACATTGCAATCTAGGCAGAAAAGCTATGATGATAGGAAGGTTCGTGGTGTTTCATACATGGTAGGTGAGAAGGTTTCTCTTAGAGTTCTAcccatgaagggcatgatgaggttcaagaagaagggcaagttgagccctcggtatattgggccttttgaggtgcttgagaggattggagaggtggcttacaagcttgcattgccacctagtctATCGGGTATTCACctagtgtttcatgtttctatgcccCAGAACTGTTATGGTGATCCATCCTATGTGTTGGAATTCAACACAATACAACTAGAAGGGGacttgacttatgatatggagccggtggctattttggatcggcatgttcgaaagttgagatcaaagaacatAGCTTCAGTGACAGTTCACTGGAGAAGCCAGCCAGTTgatgaggctacttgggagaccgagcaaaaGATGCGGAGAAgttatccacacctatttgagactccaagtATGATtttagacccgttcgaggatgaatgtttgtttaagaacggagagaatgtgacgacccagccggtcgttttatGTATTGTAGCTCTGTTCCCCTATTTATTTCTTATTCTATGTTCATTCgtggttatgtgacttgccggggtggttggtttggttccaAGGATAatttggagtgaattgagacacttagtcccaaggttggaagcttaagttgaaagaatttatCGGAGTTTGACTTATTGTGTAAAtaactccggaatggagttttgatggttctgatagcttcatatagtgattttgaacttaggcatatgtctggatttggatttggaggtctgtaggttgatttggtgcattttggcaaaaattagaaagttgaaggtttggaaggttgagaggtttgaccgaaacttgactttgttgatattgGGTTTGGATTTTGATTctgggagttggaataggtctgttgtgtcatttatgacttgagtgcaaaatttgaggtcaatcggagttgtttGGGTATGATTCAGTattagttttagaagttggaagttcatttgttcattaggcttgaattggggtgcgattcatgattttgatgttgtttgatgtaatttgaggctTCGACTAAGTTCATGTTgtgttttaagacttgttggtatgattggttgaggtcccgggggcctcaggtgtgttacGGATGAGTTTCGAACCAATCTCTTCATGTTTAGATAGTTGATATGGTGTCTAGTGTATGCTTCTTCTCTTTTGCGAGGAAGGGAACGCGTTCGTGAAGCTTTGGAggtcttcgcgaatgcgagagggTGGTTTCATTCACGTAGAAGAGAGGTCGGTTGAGGGGCATTGGAGCTTAAGCCTTCCCGTTCGCAATGGATGTCTCGCATTCGTGCAAGCATAGTCTACTTGGTTATCGCGTTTGCGACTAGGccgtcgcattcgcgaaggggaaTTTTGTCTGAAGGCAAAGTTgtacttcgcgaatgcgaggctttttCCGCATTCGTGAAGGGTAAGCACCTGGGCAGAATATTAAAAAGCCATTTCGAAGGTTAGAGTTATTATACCATATTTTGAGTTATAGAGCtcgattttgggcaattttggaggagATTTTCATGTATTGGATCGGGGTAAGTGCTTTGACTTGGATTTCTTTATTATTCACGATTTCATCTTAGTTTTTATCATTTATTTGGTGGATTAAAGAGAAGAAAAGGGAGATTTTAGTGAAACTTCCTAAAATGAAAAATGGGGATTTGAAGGTCGTTTTTAGGTTGGAATTGGGTAATTTTTgaatggttggactcgtaattgaataaGTGTTcgaaatttttgaattttatcgggtttcgaggtgcgggACTGAGTTTGACTTTTTAGGTTAACTTTTTGATTTTGGttaaagatcttagctttatcaTGTGGAATCAATTCCTATGGCTTTTATTGATTATATTTAGTTGGTCTGGTTAGATTTGGATCGTTCGGAGGTGGATAAGCGCGGGAAGGGCTTGTTAGAGGAGTGATTTGGCTTGCTTGATGTAAGTATCTTATCTAAACTTGGTTGAGGTATTAGTTGCATGGATTATTTGTGATAGCTACGTGTTATGGGAGGTGCATATGTGTGGAGTTGAGTCCATATGCGTGCACCGGGGTATTATTTCCATGCTCAGGGTAGTTCTTAGGCTATGGCATGCCTTGAAATGATTGCTTAGCTTTAGGTTGAGATGTTTCTCCTATTTGTACCTCTTTGTGAGCTATTTGTACCATATTTGAGATTTTGTTGAGGTTATTCTTCCGATTGAACCAGATAAACTACTATTTCTTTATGAAAATTGTCTGTTCTAACTGTGATAGCGTACCTTGCATATGCCTACACTATAGCATGTTATTTATAATAGTCCAGGAGAATGAAACTTGATAATCATTAATCATGTACATGTATTCCCGCATATTTGCTTTCTCTGTGTTATGAGATGGACTGGTAGCCTGTGACCATGCCGGGTGGATTGTGATTATTagaacgtgagttgtccgtgtggatCTAGTTATTAATAGTATTAGCAGGTGAGTAGTttgtgcagcacgtgagttgtccgtgcaacacaTGAGTTATCCTTGCAGAGTGTGGATATGGATCCATCCCCCTAGTGTTACCCTCTAATATTTCTTTCTTGATGGTGTACACCCGGATACTAAGGAAAACTGATCAGTGATTTGGTTCTGATATGGAAAGGTTGAGGAAATTTGGCCAGTGTCTGTTTAGATTTTTGCATTTCATCTTTATTTGCAATTTTTATGGTTAACTACCTAATTTAACTGCATAGTATCTCTAATGCGGAGTATTGACTGAGCAGAGTATTTGAGTAAAGATACACATACATACACAAATGTTTCTTCCTGTGTTTTATGACTTGATTTGATTATTGTTCTGTACTTGTTAAAATGATGAAACTATACAGGTTATAGCTGGTATCATTTATAGTTCTCGCTTCTTTTACCTCGCCGAGGTTAGTTACAATATTTATTGAGCACATTGGATTGGTTGTGCTcttactacactctgtacttaaTTGTGTAGGTCCAGGTGTGGCGACCAGTTATTAGCAGTAGACTTTTTTGTTGGACTGAGCTTCGAGAGGCGAGGTAGAGCTGCATTCTTGGCTGCAGTTTTGACTTGTCTTTTCTTATGTACTATTGTTTTAGTTCGGACAGTATGGCTATTTGGGTTACATATTTGTGTTCCAATGTAGAGCTCATGACTCCATATTTATTAGTTTCTAGGGCATTTATCTTGTATTAGCAGTATCTTGTCATATTGAGATTTTAGATTTATGCTATTTCTATAAAATTTTATTGTTTCTGATATTTATTGTTATATTTTGGGTTGCATTTTCGGTgtgttaggcaccatcatgacgggttgagattttgggtcgtgacaattaggTTCGGCAATATGTTTAGTTCAATTTGTCATATGATTGTTAGATTTGGACTGAATAGCAATCTttctgtaatgacccgatcggtcgttccGAGAGTTAtggccccgtttcccccatttctactttagTTTGTGTGGTTAAGCTCTTTTATGTTGTGATTGAGTTAATTGTCTTGGGTTCGAAATGATTGTAGAGAtaaataagacacttagtctcttaagttggccttttaattgaaaaagtcaaccagaagttgacttgtgagtgaACGACCCCGAAATTTGGATTTTatgattcagatagcttcgggaggtgatttgggacataggagtgtgatcgaaatgtgttttggaggtccggagagctcgtcatgttgtttggttggttcctatggAGATGAGGCCTTAcgtatcagcttcgtattctcacgACTAGGGAGCGGGTgtttggtgctacttttgaggaggttgttgacattgctcgcgagATCGAGTCAGTTTGTCACTGGGAGTAAGATAAGA
This region includes:
- the LOC138875189 gene encoding uncharacterized protein → MQLNKVTIKNKYHLPCIDELFDQLQGARVFSKIDLSSRYHQLKISHSDILKTVFRTRYGHYEFLVMSFGMTNAPTTFMYLMNSVFQPYLDSSIVVFIDDIFMYSSSQQEHEQYLRIVLQTLREKKLYANFSKCEFWLDSVAFLGHVVSNEGIKVDPKKIEEGRVIAYASHQLKPHEKNYPVHNLELEAIVHALKIWRHYLYVVSLWVIIDRLTKSAYFILVVTTYSSERLVQIYIYEIVQIHGVLVSIISDRGTWFTLQFLTAVQRELGVYGISSYHLWNQFLPLVKFSYNNNYQSSIQMAPYEDGLRTLQSRQKSYDDRKVRGVSYMVGEKVSLRVLPMKGMMRFKKKGKLSPRYIGPFEVLERIGEVAYKLALPPSLSGIHLVFHVSMPQNCYGDPSYVLEFNTIQLEGDLTYDMEPVAILDRHVRKLRSKNIASVTVHWRSQPVDEATWETEQKMRRSYPHLFETPNLDRSEVDKRGKGLLEE